A stretch of Clostridium sp. BJN0001 DNA encodes these proteins:
- the ribD gene encoding bifunctional diaminohydroxyphosphoribosylaminopyrimidine deaminase/5-amino-6-(5-phosphoribosylamino)uracil reductase RibD — translation MDDKYYMNMALELAKKGVGRVNPNPLVGTVIVKNGKVIGKGYHEKYGELHAERNAIKSLTESAEGSTMYVTLEPCCHYGKTPPCTEAILENKIKKVVIGSDDPNVLVRGKGIAYIKAHGVEVVKGVMKEECDEINKIFFHYIINKTPYVMMKYAMTMDGKIACVTGESKWISGEESRLDVMNDRNRFKAIMVGVNTVIKDNPNLTCRLSGGVNPIRIICDTNLKTPLNCNISDTAKDIETIIATCCIDDKKIEKYRNKGLEILKVKKKDGHTDLKDLMIKLGEKKIDSLILEGGAELNYSALEAKIVKKIKVYIAPKIFGGKDAKSAVAGEGVSYPSCAFMFSNSKFKKIGEDIVIESEAKSCLQE, via the coding sequence TTGGATGATAAATATTATATGAATATGGCACTTGAACTTGCAAAAAAAGGAGTAGGACGTGTAAATCCTAATCCACTTGTTGGAACAGTTATTGTAAAAAACGGAAAAGTTATAGGTAAGGGATACCATGAGAAATATGGAGAGCTTCATGCAGAACGTAATGCAATAAAGAGTCTTACTGAAAGTGCAGAAGGTTCTACAATGTATGTAACACTTGAACCATGCTGCCACTATGGGAAAACACCTCCATGTACAGAGGCTATTTTAGAGAACAAAATAAAAAAAGTAGTAATAGGTTCTGATGATCCAAATGTTTTAGTTAGAGGAAAAGGGATAGCATATATTAAAGCGCATGGGGTAGAAGTTGTAAAAGGAGTAATGAAAGAGGAATGTGATGAAATAAATAAAATCTTTTTCCATTACATAATTAATAAAACTCCATACGTTATGATGAAATATGCAATGACTATGGATGGAAAAATTGCATGTGTAACTGGAGAATCAAAATGGATTTCAGGGGAAGAATCAAGGCTTGATGTGATGAACGACAGAAACAGATTTAAAGCGATAATGGTAGGAGTTAATACTGTTATTAAAGATAATCCAAACCTTACATGCAGACTTTCAGGTGGTGTAAATCCTATACGAATAATCTGTGATACGAATTTAAAAACTCCTCTTAACTGTAATATTTCAGATACTGCAAAAGATATAGAAACAATAATTGCTACATGCTGCATAGATGATAAAAAAATAGAGAAATATAGAAATAAAGGTTTGGAAATTCTTAAAGTTAAAAAGAAGGATGGTCATACTGATTTAAAAGATCTTATGATAAAACTTGGAGAAAAAAAGATAGACAGTTTAATCCTTGAAGGAGGAGCAGAACTTAATTATTCAGCTCTAGAAGCTAAAATTGTAAAAAAAATAAAGGTTTATATTGCACCTAAGATATTTGGTGGAAAAGATGCTAAATCGGCAGTTGCAGGTGAAGGCGTATCTTATCCATCTTGTGCATTTATGTTTTCTAATTCAAAATTTAAGAAAATTGGAGAAGATATTGTAATAGAAAGTGAGGCAAAATCTTGTTTACAGGAATAA
- the ribE gene encoding riboflavin synthase, translated as MFTGIIEEVGTMKKINRSSYLSSVVIKADEILKDIHIGDSIAVNGVCLTVIKYDNSYFEADVMNETFKRSTINRLKSGDKVNLERAMKIDRRFGGHIVYGHVDGTGIIKNIKKDDNAVIYTIQADKSILKYIIEKGSVAIDGISLTVVDVNDKEFKVSIIPHSKEETTFKYRNIGDSVNIENDCIGKYIEKLLFSKDKEKGLTEGFLKKFGY; from the coding sequence TTGTTTACAGGAATAATAGAAGAAGTAGGAACTATGAAAAAAATAAATAGAAGTTCGTATTTATCGTCAGTTGTGATAAAAGCAGATGAGATTCTTAAAGACATACATATAGGTGACAGTATTGCAGTAAATGGAGTATGTCTTACAGTAATAAAATATGATAATTCCTATTTTGAAGCTGATGTTATGAATGAAACTTTTAAAAGGTCTACTATAAATAGATTAAAAAGCGGTGACAAAGTAAATCTTGAAAGAGCTATGAAAATAGATAGAAGATTTGGAGGTCATATCGTATATGGTCATGTTGATGGAACTGGGATTATTAAGAATATAAAAAAAGATGACAATGCAGTTATTTATACGATACAGGCAGATAAATCAATACTTAAATACATAATAGAAAAAGGATCTGTTGCTATAGATGGAATAAGTCTTACAGTTGTAGATGTTAATGACAAAGAGTTTAAAGTTTCAATTATTCCACACAGCAAGGAAGAGACTACTTTCAAATATAGAAATATAGGAGATAGTGTAAACATTGAAAATGACTGTATAGGAAAATATATTGAAAAATTACTATTTTCTAAGGATAAAGAAAAGGGACTTACAGAAGGATTTTTAAAAAAATTTGGATACTAG
- a CDS encoding bifunctional 3,4-dihydroxy-2-butanone-4-phosphate synthase/GTP cyclohydrolase II: MFEYNTIEDTINDLKAGKLIMVTDDQDRENEGDLICAAEFATTYNVNFMAKYAKGLICMPMGDELAKKLNLDQMVSNNTDNHETAFTVSIDYKDTTTGISAVERGLTARKCVEDNIKPEDFRRPGHMFPLKAKKFGVLERNGHTEATVDMMRIANLKECGLCCEIMNEDGSMMRKDDLIEFAKKWNIKFTTIKMLQDYRKKHEKFVECTSISELPTKYGYFKAHCYVNIMTGEHHVALVKGDIKDGKDVLCRVHSECLTGDVFGSLRCDCGEQLKSSMIKIEEEGRGILLYMRQEGRGIGLVNKLKAYALQDKGMDTVEANEALGFKADLREYYIGAQILEDMGVKTIKLLTNNPDKIYQLSDFGMEIVKRVPIEMKPEKYDSFYLETKKNKMGHMLNY, encoded by the coding sequence ATGTTTGAATATAACACAATTGAAGATACTATTAATGATTTAAAAGCTGGAAAACTTATAATGGTTACAGATGATCAGGATAGGGAAAATGAAGGAGATTTAATCTGCGCAGCAGAATTTGCGACTACATATAATGTTAATTTTATGGCTAAATATGCAAAAGGACTTATATGTATGCCTATGGGAGATGAGCTTGCTAAAAAGCTTAATTTAGATCAGATGGTTTCAAATAATACTGATAATCATGAAACTGCATTTACGGTTTCAATTGATTATAAAGATACAACAACAGGAATTTCAGCAGTTGAAAGAGGACTTACCGCTAGAAAATGTGTAGAAGATAACATAAAACCTGAAGATTTTAGAAGACCTGGTCACATGTTTCCTCTTAAAGCAAAGAAATTTGGAGTTTTAGAGAGAAATGGTCACACAGAGGCAACAGTTGATATGATGCGTATTGCAAATCTTAAGGAATGTGGTTTATGCTGTGAGATTATGAATGAAGACGGAAGCATGATGAGAAAAGACGATCTTATTGAATTTGCAAAGAAGTGGAATATTAAATTTACAACAATAAAAATGTTGCAGGATTATAGAAAGAAACATGAAAAATTCGTTGAGTGTACTTCTATAAGTGAGCTTCCAACTAAATATGGTTATTTTAAAGCACACTGTTATGTAAATATAATGACAGGAGAACATCATGTAGCACTTGTTAAAGGTGATATTAAAGATGGAAAAGATGTTTTATGTAGAGTACATTCTGAATGCCTTACAGGAGATGTGTTTGGCTCTTTAAGATGTGACTGTGGAGAGCAACTTAAAAGTTCAATGATAAAAATAGAAGAGGAAGGAAGAGGAATTCTTCTTTATATGAGACAGGAAGGAAGAGGCATTGGTCTTGTAAATAAACTTAAAGCATATGCACTTCAAGATAAGGGCATGGATACTGTTGAGGCTAATGAAGCACTAGGATTTAAAGCAGATCTTCGTGAATATTATATTGGAGCTCAAATATTAGAAGATATGGGTGTAAAGACAATAAAACTTCTTACAAATAACCCAGATAAAATATATCAGCTTTCAGATTTTGGAATGGAAATAGTTAAAAGAGTTCCTATAGAAATGAAACCTGAAAAGTATGATTCATTCTATTTGGAAACTAAAAAAAATAAAATGGGACACATGTTAAATTATTAA
- the ribE gene encoding 6,7-dimethyl-8-ribityllumazine synthase has product MNIFEGKLVAKEIKIGIVVARFNEFITSKLLSGAVDGLKRHNVLDDSIDVAWVPGAFEIPLIASKMAKSKKYDAVICLGAVIRGTTSHYDYVCSEVSKGIASVSLSSDIPVMFGVLTTDNIEQAIERAGSKAGNKGFECAEGAIEMVNLINEIK; this is encoded by the coding sequence ATGAATATATTTGAAGGAAAATTAGTAGCTAAGGAAATAAAAATAGGAATAGTTGTTGCACGTTTTAATGAGTTTATCACATCTAAATTATTATCTGGTGCAGTTGATGGATTAAAGCGTCATAATGTTTTAGATGATTCAATTGATGTTGCATGGGTGCCTGGAGCATTTGAAATTCCTCTTATAGCATCAAAAATGGCAAAAAGTAAAAAATATGATGCAGTAATCTGTCTTGGCGCAGTAATAAGAGGAACTACAAGCCATTATGATTATGTATGCAGCGAAGTTTCAAAAGGAATAGCATCAGTATCTCTTAGCTCAGATATACCAGTTATGTTCGGAGTTTTAACAACTGATAATATAGAGCAGGCTATTGAAAGAGCTGGAAGTAAAGCTGGAAATAAGGGCTTTGAATGTGCAGAAGGTGCAATTGAGATGGTAAATCTTATAAACGAAATCAAATAA
- a CDS encoding Na/Pi cotransporter family protein: protein MNTITVIVKLMGGLGLFIYGMKLMGDGLENAAGEGLKNILEKVTKNRVMGVFIGAVVTAVIQSSSATTVMVVGFVNAGLMSLAQAAGVIMGANIGTTITAQLVAFKLDEIAPLFVFAGAILVMFAKAKRRREIGNIILGFGILFTGMGLMSTSLAPIAKSPLFANILVAIGDNWFIGVIAGSAITAILQSSSATTGILIALATTGTIDIHLALPIVFGCNIGTCITAILASIGTNKTAHKAALLHLVFNITGTLIFLPFLGLLAEFVQKLSPGEVSRQIANAHTVFNVANTFILLPFTKYIIVFVNKIIPCEDKIEKHGPKYIDDRLLETPVIAAGQVIKETIRMANKAKKNVELAMKGFVECDEKCIGDVYENEKIINILEEKITTYLVKLAKCELSAKEKGIVASTFHIIIDIERIGDHAENIVDLATEKINKNLKYSEDAIDELYELYNSTMKAVDIAIESYVKRDVNEAKSIEEIEEKIDKYQKLYRDKHIQRLYDGKCNAFAGAIYLDIISTFERIGDHATNIAESVIENYVK, encoded by the coding sequence TTGAATACTATTACGGTAATTGTCAAATTAATGGGTGGACTGGGGCTATTTATTTATGGTATGAAGTTAATGGGTGACGGTTTAGAGAATGCAGCAGGAGAAGGATTAAAAAATATCCTTGAAAAGGTAACCAAGAACAGAGTAATGGGCGTATTTATAGGAGCTGTAGTTACAGCAGTAATACAAAGTAGTAGTGCAACCACTGTAATGGTTGTTGGATTTGTTAATGCTGGACTTATGAGTCTTGCACAGGCAGCTGGTGTAATTATGGGGGCTAATATAGGTACTACTATTACAGCACAGCTTGTTGCATTTAAACTTGATGAAATAGCTCCATTATTTGTTTTTGCTGGAGCTATACTCGTAATGTTTGCAAAAGCGAAAAGAAGAAGAGAAATAGGAAACATAATACTTGGATTTGGTATATTATTTACAGGAATGGGACTTATGAGTACTTCTTTAGCACCTATTGCAAAATCTCCATTATTTGCAAATATACTTGTAGCAATTGGAGATAATTGGTTTATAGGAGTAATTGCAGGAAGCGCAATTACAGCAATACTTCAAAGCTCATCAGCAACTACTGGTATACTTATAGCACTTGCAACTACTGGAACTATAGATATACATCTTGCACTTCCTATAGTATTTGGATGTAATATAGGGACATGTATAACTGCAATTCTTGCAAGTATTGGAACAAATAAGACAGCACATAAAGCAGCACTTCTTCATTTAGTATTTAACATTACAGGAACATTAATATTTCTTCCGTTTTTGGGACTTTTAGCAGAATTTGTACAAAAGTTAAGTCCTGGAGAAGTAAGCAGACAGATTGCAAATGCACATACAGTTTTCAATGTCGCTAATACATTCATACTTTTACCATTTACAAAATATATTATTGTATTTGTAAATAAGATAATTCCATGTGAAGATAAGATTGAAAAACATGGACCGAAGTACATAGATGATAGACTTTTAGAAACTCCAGTAATAGCAGCTGGACAAGTTATCAAAGAAACAATAAGAATGGCAAATAAGGCTAAGAAGAATGTTGAACTTGCCATGAAAGGTTTTGTTGAATGTGATGAAAAATGTATAGGTGATGTTTACGAAAATGAAAAAATCATAAACATATTAGAAGAAAAGATAACAACTTATCTTGTAAAACTTGCAAAGTGTGAATTATCAGCTAAAGAAAAAGGAATAGTAGCATCTACATTTCATATAATAATAGATATTGAAAGAATAGGTGATCATGCTGAGAATATAGTTGATCTTGCAACTGAAAAGATAAATAAAAATTTAAAGTATAGTGAAGATGCAATAGATGAATTATATGAATTATATAATTCTACAATGAAAGCCGTAGACATAGCGATAGAAAGTTATGTAAAGAGAGATGTTAACGAAGCAAAAAGTATTGAAGAGATAGAAGAAAAAATTGACAAGTATCAGAAATTATATAGAGATAAACATATACAAAGACTTTACGATGGAAAATGTAATGCGTTTGCAGGAGCTATATATTTAGACATTATAAGTACATTCGAAAGAATAGGAGACCACGCCACTAATATAGCTGAAAGCGTAATTGAAAATTATGTAAAGTAA
- a CDS encoding N-acetylmuramoyl-L-alanine amidase produces MRTKRILKVLCIFFILLFIYPFNGKYVLAENTESKKIILVDPGHGGIDSGAKSKSGTLEKDINLQISLKLGEKLKEEGYEVVFTREDDSEISRKKAKDLKARCDMKQDKKCDAFISIHQNTFPQESCFGAQVWYADNDSSRNFAELAQNSLKENINDGNKRVAKPAKDQYKILRDSYSGPSILVECGFLSNNKEEKMLKTDEHQNDIVDAIVKAVNEYFSEK; encoded by the coding sequence ATGAGAACAAAAAGAATATTAAAGGTGTTATGTATTTTTTTTATACTTCTTTTTATATACCCATTTAATGGCAAATATGTTTTAGCTGAGAATACAGAAAGTAAAAAGATAATACTTGTTGATCCAGGACATGGTGGAATAGATAGCGGTGCGAAATCTAAAAGTGGAACACTAGAGAAAGATATAAATCTTCAGATATCTTTAAAGCTTGGTGAAAAGCTTAAAGAAGAAGGTTATGAGGTGGTTTTTACACGAGAAGATGATTCCGAAATAAGTAGAAAGAAAGCAAAAGATTTAAAAGCAAGATGTGATATGAAACAAGATAAAAAATGTGATGCTTTTATATCAATTCATCAAAATACATTTCCACAGGAAAGTTGTTTTGGAGCACAGGTTTGGTATGCAGATAATGATTCCAGTAGAAATTTTGCAGAGCTTGCACAGAATTCTTTAAAGGAAAATATAAATGATGGGAATAAGAGAGTAGCAAAGCCTGCTAAAGATCAATATAAAATTTTAAGAGATAGTTATAGTGGTCCATCAATTTTAGTCGAGTGTGGATTCTTATCAAATAATAAAGAGGAAAAAATGCTTAAGACTGATGAGCATCAAAATGATATTGTAGATGCTATTGTTAAAGCTGTAAATGAATATTTTAGTGAGAAATGA
- a CDS encoding fumarate hydratase, producing the protein MRELSVEKITEAVKNLAIESNYYLSDDVKNALNKFKDEETWDIGKDVLGKIIENSKIASDEKMPICQDTGMSCVFLEIGQDVHLVEGSIKDAINEGVREGYKEGYLRKSVVKDPIRRENTNDNTPAVIYYDIVCGDKVKITFVPKGFGSENMSKIKMLKPSDGIEGVKNFIINTIKEAGPNPCPPMVVGVGIGGTFDKAAFLAKKALIRPVNQKNEDEFYKNLEIELLDTINKLGIGPQGFGGRTTAIGLNIETFPTHIAGLPVAVNISCHATRHKMVIL; encoded by the coding sequence ATGAGAGAATTAAGTGTAGAGAAAATAACAGAAGCAGTTAAAAATTTGGCAATTGAATCCAATTATTATTTAAGTGATGATGTAAAAAATGCACTTAATAAATTTAAGGATGAAGAAACATGGGATATAGGAAAAGATGTTTTAGGAAAAATAATAGAAAATTCTAAAATAGCATCAGATGAGAAGATGCCTATCTGTCAGGACACAGGAATGTCCTGTGTTTTTTTAGAAATAGGACAAGATGTGCATTTAGTTGAAGGAAGTATTAAAGATGCTATAAATGAAGGAGTACGAGAAGGATATAAAGAAGGATATTTAAGAAAATCAGTTGTAAAAGATCCGATAAGAAGAGAAAATACAAATGATAATACTCCAGCAGTAATTTATTATGATATTGTGTGTGGAGATAAAGTTAAGATAACTTTTGTACCTAAGGGCTTTGGCTCAGAGAATATGAGTAAAATAAAAATGCTTAAACCGTCTGATGGAATAGAAGGAGTTAAAAATTTTATAATAAATACAATAAAAGAAGCAGGTCCTAATCCATGTCCACCAATGGTTGTTGGAGTAGGTATAGGCGGAACTTTTGATAAAGCAGCTTTTTTAGCTAAGAAGGCACTTATAAGACCAGTTAATCAAAAAAATGAAGATGAATTTTATAAAAATTTAGAAATTGAACTTTTAGATACGATAAATAAACTTGGGATAGGACCTCAAGGGTTTGGAGGAAGAACTACAGCGATAGGTCTTAATATAGAGACTTTTCCTACGCATATAGCAGGACTCCCTGTTGCTGTAAATATAAGCTGCCATGCAACAAGACATAAAATGGTTATTCTTTAA
- a CDS encoding Fe-S-containing hydro-lyase, whose product MEIKLKTPLTAEKLKDLKAGDSVLLSGIIYTARDAAHKRLIDLLNEGKELPFKIKDETIYYVGPSPAKPGKVIGSAGPTTSYRMDAYAPRLLDLGLKAMIGKGKRNKEVIDAIVRNKAVYFGAIGGAAALIGKSIVKSDIIAYEDLGAEAIRRLEVKDMPVVVIIDSKGNNLYEIGKKKYLESL is encoded by the coding sequence ATGGAGATAAAATTAAAAACACCACTTACAGCCGAAAAGCTAAAAGATTTAAAAGCTGGAGATAGTGTATTATTAAGTGGGATAATTTACACAGCAAGAGATGCAGCACATAAAAGATTAATTGATCTTCTTAATGAAGGGAAAGAACTTCCTTTTAAAATAAAAGATGAAACTATATATTATGTAGGACCAAGTCCTGCAAAGCCAGGAAAAGTAATAGGATCAGCAGGGCCTACAACTAGTTATAGAATGGACGCATATGCTCCAAGACTTCTTGATTTGGGATTAAAAGCAATGATAGGCAAAGGAAAGAGAAATAAAGAAGTAATAGATGCGATAGTTAGAAATAAAGCAGTATATTTTGGAGCGATAGGTGGCGCTGCAGCATTAATTGGGAAAAGTATTGTAAAATCTGACATAATTGCTTATGAAGATTTAGGCGCTGAAGCAATAAGAAGACTTGAAGTAAAAGATATGCCTGTTGTTGTGATAATAGACTCTAAAGGCAATAATTTATATGAGATAGGAAAGAAGAAATATCTTGAATCTTTATAA
- a CDS encoding transposase — translation MEKIKFRRTFTEEERVKFVTEVLESGSNILIAKKYDINAVQLSYWVNNYRRYRQTLEPKEPKDTKLIPNYKREYKKAQEKIEEQKLKIAILEDLLKKNK, via the coding sequence ATGGAGAAAATTAAATTTAGAAGAACATTTACAGAGGAAGAAAGAGTTAAATTTGTTACTGAAGTTTTAGAGTCTGGAAGCAATATACTTATTGCTAAAAAATATGATATTAATGCTGTACAATTAAGCTATTGGGTAAATAATTACCGTAGATATAGGCAAACACTAGAACCAAAAGAACCAAAAGATACAAAATTGATACCTAATTATAAGCGCGAATATAAAAAAGCTCAGGAAAAAATTGAGGAGCAAAAACTAAAAATAGCTATTCTTGAAGATCTTCTAAAAAAAAACAAATAA
- a CDS encoding IS3 family transposase: protein MSRSTYYSKQKYIVKRSYANVGRKVPGYSLTFDNIKISDITIQKYITEIRSKKTSRKYGYKKVTGELRFRKKYNLKINKKKVRRLMKNLNLLGNYYKRQKRRMSRTCESRKVTASNQLWQMDIKYAFIAGNKKTAYITSIIDVFDREIVAYSIDLSATGSVAKKVMLEALYNRGLNYDKNKTVVLRTDNGSQFISGVFEKGCLDEGVLHERIPVHSPNYNAFIESYHRYLQDECLTGMIYWNLDHIKNDVGDFVYRYNHERIHSSIGYIPPHDYYLMKLAA, encoded by the coding sequence ATTTCTAGATCCACATATTATTCAAAACAGAAATATATTGTTAAAAGAAGCTACGCTAACGTAGGTAGAAAGGTCCCTGGATACAGTTTAACATTCGATAATATCAAAATATCTGATATAACTATTCAAAAGTATATAACAGAAATTAGAAGTAAGAAAACATCGCGAAAATATGGATATAAAAAAGTTACCGGTGAGTTAAGATTTAGAAAGAAGTACAATTTAAAAATTAATAAGAAGAAAGTTAGAAGACTAATGAAAAATTTAAATTTATTAGGAAACTACTATAAAAGGCAGAAAAGAAGAATGTCACGTACCTGCGAAAGCAGAAAAGTTACAGCTTCTAATCAATTATGGCAAATGGATATCAAATATGCATTTATTGCTGGTAATAAGAAAACAGCCTATATAACTTCAATAATCGATGTTTTTGATAGAGAAATAGTGGCATATTCAATTGACCTATCTGCTACAGGTTCTGTTGCTAAAAAAGTTATGTTAGAAGCTCTATATAACAGAGGCTTAAACTATGATAAAAATAAAACAGTAGTACTTCGTACCGATAACGGCAGTCAATTTATTAGTGGAGTTTTTGAGAAAGGATGCCTTGATGAAGGTGTTCTTCATGAAAGAATTCCAGTACACAGTCCAAATTATAATGCATTCATAGAATCATATCATAGATATCTTCAAGATGAATGCCTTACCGGAATGATATATTGGAATTTAGATCACATAAAAAATGATGTAGGTGATTTTGTTTATAGATATAATCATGAGAGAATACATTCATCTATTGGATATATTCCTCCTCATGATTACTATCTAATGAAATTAGCAGCATAA
- a CDS encoding polysaccharide deacetylase family protein: MTRFPKLKTFFIILLVIILSVFMFFSKKALSSTKMDNIKIPVLYYHSVNPSWKNELTIPPDLLKSELQFIKDSGFSAITASDFYDYIENKKPLPKKTIMITFDDGYMDNYTYAFPSLKSLNMKATIFYITDGLKDSYYLSKDKLKEMSSFGIDIESHTKTHCHLSKLSYEKQLLELKESKEILEKTLGKKITSIAYPFGDYDENTIKAAKEAGYSLGFTCKRGIIDSTYNKYTLNRIYMNSYMKLDEFKKMINSINN; this comes from the coding sequence ATGACTAGATTTCCAAAACTCAAAACTTTTTTTATTATTTTATTAGTAATAATATTATCTGTTTTCATGTTCTTTTCAAAAAAAGCTTTATCATCGACTAAAATGGATAATATTAAAATCCCTGTTTTATATTATCACTCTGTAAATCCATCATGGAAAAATGAGCTTACAATTCCTCCTGATCTTTTAAAAAGTGAACTTCAATTTATAAAGGATTCTGGTTTTTCAGCTATAACGGCTTCCGATTTCTATGACTATATAGAAAATAAAAAACCTCTTCCTAAAAAAACTATTATGATAACATTTGATGATGGATATATGGATAATTATACATATGCTTTTCCATCTCTTAAATCTCTTAATATGAAAGCAACCATTTTTTATATTACAGATGGTCTTAAAGATTCATATTACTTAAGTAAAGATAAGTTAAAAGAAATGAGTAGCTTTGGAATAGATATTGAATCTCATACAAAAACACATTGCCATTTAAGTAAACTTTCATATGAAAAACAGCTTTTAGAGCTTAAAGAGTCAAAAGAAATATTAGAAAAAACTTTAGGAAAGAAAATAACATCAATTGCTTATCCATTTGGCGATTATGATGAAAACACAATAAAAGCAGCAAAAGAGGCTGGATATTCATTAGGTTTTACATGCAAAAGAGGCATTATTGATTCTACATATAATAAATACACTTTAAATAGAATTTATATGAACTCTTATATGAAACTAGATGAATTTAAGAAAATGATTAACTCAATTAATAATTAA
- a CDS encoding response regulator transcription factor, which produces MYNVLVVDDEKEIRDAIEIYLRGENLKVYKAEDGLQALDILEEKTIHLILLDIMMPKLDGIKTCLKIREKKNMPIIMLSAKSEDTDKILGLNVGADDYITKPFNHLELLARVKSQLRRYQKPLDIKEGDEIIKVKDLSIDTAAKKVTVRGEEIKVTATEYKILFLLASNLGRVFSIKEIYENVWEEPFYRSENTVTVHIRRIREKIEINTKEPEYIKVVWGIGYKIEKED; this is translated from the coding sequence ATGTATAATGTTTTAGTTGTTGATGACGAAAAAGAGATAAGAGATGCGATAGAGATATATTTAAGAGGAGAAAATTTAAAAGTATATAAGGCAGAAGATGGCCTTCAGGCACTTGATATATTGGAAGAAAAGACAATTCATCTTATTCTTCTTGATATAATGATGCCTAAATTAGATGGTATAAAAACATGTCTTAAGATAAGAGAAAAGAAAAATATGCCTATAATAATGCTTTCTGCTAAAAGCGAAGATACAGATAAGATATTAGGTCTTAATGTTGGAGCTGATGATTATATAACTAAGCCTTTTAATCATCTTGAACTTCTTGCAAGAGTAAAATCTCAGCTTAGAAGATATCAAAAACCTCTTGATATAAAAGAAGGCGATGAAATAATAAAGGTTAAAGATCTTAGTATAGATACAGCTGCTAAAAAAGTTACAGTACGTGGTGAGGAGATAAAAGTTACAGCTACAGAATATAAAATTCTGTTTCTTTTAGCATCAAACCTTGGACGAGTGTTTTCTATAAAGGAAATATATGAGAATGTGTGGGAAGAACCTTTTTATAGAAGTGAAAATACGGTAACTGTCCACATAAGAAGAATAAGAGAGAAGATAGAGATTAATACGAAAGAACCTGAGTATATAAAGGTGGTGTGGGGAATTGGGTATAAAATTGAAAAAGAAGATTAA